The following coding sequences are from one bacterium window:
- the msrB gene encoding peptide-methionine (R)-S-oxide reductase MsrB: MKPAAEWRRLLPPERFDILFEEGTERAFSSLLDKETRPGTYICAACFLPLFDAAAKYDSGTGWPSFWQPIAGRVATKHDYRLFTPRTEYHCVRCGGHQGHVFDDGPAPTGKRWCNNGLALLFVPQGEPLPALRQ, translated from the coding sequence GTGAAGCCGGCCGCGGAGTGGCGGCGCCTGCTGCCGCCGGAGCGCTTCGACATCCTCTTCGAGGAGGGGACGGAGCGCGCGTTCTCCAGCCTGCTCGACAAGGAGACGCGCCCGGGGACCTACATCTGCGCCGCCTGCTTCCTGCCGCTGTTCGACGCGGCGGCCAAGTACGACAGCGGCACGGGCTGGCCGAGCTTCTGGCAGCCGATCGCGGGGCGCGTGGCGACGAAGCACGACTACCGCCTCTTCACGCCGCGCACCGAGTACCACTGCGTCCGCTGCGGCGGGCACCAGGGCCACGTCTTCGACGACGGGCCGGCGCCGACCGGCAAGCGCTGGTGCAACAACGGGCTCGCGCTGCTCTTCGTCCCGCAGGGCGAGCCGCTCCCCGCGCTGAGGCAGTGA